The segment GGAGATAAACCAAAGGATAATTCTGATGCCACTGCTGCAGCTGTAGAAAATGCCACTGTGAAAACaactttaaagaagaaaattaTTAAGAGGGTGCCCAAAAGAAAGGTTTCTGCTACACAAGCTAAGGATGAAGTAGCTGAAATTAAGAATGATGGTGGTGAGGATGAGAAAAAGGTTGTTTTAGCTGGAACTGAGACCTCAAATGTAGGTAAGCAAACAGGTTCAGAAAAACAAGGTAATGCTGCAAGTTCAAGTAAATCAGGATCCAAGCCTGAAAAGGAGAATAAGAAGGACGAAAAGTTAACGAACACGGAGTCGCTGAATGACAAGAAAAAGGTTAACACTAAGTATACTTGTGATGTCAAGGGGGCAAATTGAAAGAAGGGGAAAAGCCAAAAGATGAGAAAGAGGAAAAAGATGGTAAAGATGAATCCCGAAGTAATACTAACAAAGAATTGAAAGAAAAGAGGAAGCCTGAAGAGCCTTCTCTGAAGCATCCTGGATTGATTCTACAAACAAAGTGGAGCAAGGATTCTAAAGTAAGTTAATAATATCTTTGAAGCAGTGTCTTGTACACTGGGTTGAAATTTTGTGAAGGAAAATGTTTTTTATGCATAAACTGTCTCATATTCCTATCTTGTACTTGTCTAATTATGAGTCCCAATGCTGCAGTTGCGTCCGTTGTCACTTTCACTGGATTCACTTTTGGATTATACAGACAAGGACATTGAAGAATCCACATTTGAGGTTTCCTTCTCCTTATTATCTTTCTGCCTTAATATCTACATTCGTTTTAATATTTTCCATCCTATATATTTTCGTTTTTAACTTCATGATTTACATCAAGTGCAttccattttttgtttttaacatTGCTGAAGcagtttttgtttttattcttacTCTATAATTTACATCAAGTGCATTCCATTTTTGCAGCTTTCATTATTTGCTGAGGTGCTTTATGAAATGCTTCAGTATCAAATGGGTTGCCGTATTTTAACATTTCTCCAGGTTGGTTTATGAtgattattctttattttacCTAATTCCCTATAAAAGATTTGTCACTGACATCCTTTTCATTTTGTAGAAACTGCGAGTAAGATTTATTACAAAAAGAAATCAGCGTAAGAGGCAACGGGAAGAAAAATCTGACAAGGAAACTAAGAAAACATCGCCAACAAAAAGATCGAAAAGCAATGAGCTCCCTGTGATGAAAAATGAATCTACTAAGTTGGACGCATCAACTGCAACTCAGCAGGGGGATGAAATGATTGTGACCAAGGAAGAAACTACCACAGATCAAGTTGAGGAGCCAAAGATGGCCAATGAAGAAACTAATGTTGATCATGTTGAGGAGCCAAAGATAAAAGATGAAATAGAGGAAGAAGATCCAGAGGAAGATCCTGAAGAATATGAAGAAATGGAGGATGCAAGTCAACCCAATTCCTCTATTGAGGTAGAGTTTCTTCCTCCTCTTTAAACAGGGAAGCTGAAATATTTTTGTCGGACATTATTTTCACTAAAGAATTTCTGGATGCATCCCTTGAATTTCAATCTTTTCGTTCTATACTactaatattttatgttatattatgattGACTTTCCATTTTACACCTGGATTACTTCAGGGTGGTTTGATTCAGCAAATTCATTTTCATATGTTTATTGCTGTTATTTATCCTAATTAATGAAAGATTGTAActcagaaaaatgaagaagagaaGGCACAAACGGATGCTAAGCCTGAAAAGGGGTCTGAAAAGGAGGCTGAGAAGATTGAAGCTATGGCATCTACCAAATCTGAAATAACCACAAAAGCTGCTAGTACAGATGCTGGGCCTGAGGGAGAAATGTCAAGAAAGGAGCAGAAAGTTGATCCTAATAAGAAGGTGCCTGCTATTGATAAGGATTTGTTGCAGGTATTTTCCATTTTACTTCCATTTCCCTTGCCTCAAATCTTTCCCATTTATTTAATGCTTTTTCATCTCTTATTAATGCAAGTCTCGTTTGTAAATAGGCTTTCAGGTTTTTTGACCGGAATCGAGTTGGCTACGTTAGGGTGAGATCTAAATCTTAatacttattttggtatattcttTTACAATGGTGATGATTGGTGGACGCTGGTATTATACAGGTCGAAGATATGAGGTTGATGATTCATAGCTTGGGAAAGTTTCTATCTCATAGGGATGTCAAAGTAGGATTCACGATTCTATGATTCTTTCTGCAGTTGTTTGTcataatttaactttttatatGGTACTCTTGCATTATGGGTACTCATGGCATTCTTTACCTGCATCAGGAACTAGTGCAAAGTGCATTGTTAGAGAGCAACACAGGAAGGGACGATCACATTCTTTACGATAAGCTGGTTCGTATGTCTGACATATAAAAGCCTTTGGGGTCCAATAAGATGTTATAATCTGTTTTGCATCAAATGAGGCATTCCCATTCAAGGTGCGACTCATAGGAGCTAAACTTGAGTCACTGACGTTCAAATAGAGGGTTTTAGCTTCTCTTAGTGTATAAGCTATTGGTATATGCAAGGGATTGTTTGCTCATGGCATATATCATGTCAAGAGATTAGTCCAATGTGGTCTGTGGTCTTAGGCCTTAGTGAATGTTCTTAAtctatttgttttcattttccttATTTGAATTGAGATCAACTGTATTTTAGCCAATAATTGTTGGATATCTATGGTGGTATTCGGTCAAAACTTCTTTGAAGCAGCTCTTGTCTGCTATTTTGATGATAGGTTCAAACTTTGTTGGTCCTCGAAAAAGAAAACTGATGGTATTCCATGTGATTTTACATGGTATGACAGCCGTTAAAGGGAGTAAATGAATGGGGGTGTGAGTAGAAAGGGGGCACATTAACGGAAGTGAATAGTAAAAGAGCCGTAATTAAAAAGTAGAACATGTTGGCAGGCAATTCCTCACTCACAACTAGTTTTGGTAAACAAAGTAATACAAAGAGCGGTTTCCCATTTAGCCACCAACTGCATCTGTTTCAACATTCGTTAATTCATCCTTCAAGCTGACACATTATCTCACCCTACCTATTCTCTCTTAACAATAATAAATCTTGAAGTATTGAGATGAATATAAGCTTGTaacaaataagtaaataaatatgttTGTTTGTGTGGTTTTATGAGGAGTTAATATTGAGCTTGTAGCTGCTGATCAACTCTATTTAATGGTAGTGATTCCAATCCAAAATCCGCCTCAATTTTGGATGGATTGTCGGGCACTTGATTTCAAAGGGGTAGAAAAGCTAATtcataatttcttcatttttctcctAATAAATATTTCCAAAATCTAAAGCCAAGGTACCTCTCTCCGGGATATTAGATTATGTTAAGCATGGGGTGAGTATAGGCTTAGATGATTATTATGGAAGACATAAATATCACAAATGCTTCAACCTAACAGCAAAGCTAGGAATtaaatcaccttttttttttcttaccaCGTTTTTCAGAAATTGGGGGTAATTTCCACAATTTCTGCAAACTTAATCATTTATTACAAGTAGCTCCACCATTTTATTTCATCTTAAATGAAGAATTCATAAAAAAATCTTTGCTTCATCAAATTTCTCAACAGCTTATAGATTAACATTGCTATCATTATTAATAAAATCTcattaatgtaattaattaatCTGATTTAATGATTAATTACTTGAAAACTTTCAAGGAAAAAAACATTTAAGTGCCATTAAAATGTATGATTAATGAAACGAAGAAACAAAGATTTTATTAATACACCATTtctttgttatatatgtatacatacctTGAATTAATTCGTAgcattttttacttaattattaattctttctttttaaaatcaaatgTTTGGTGGAATTGTTGTTGTTTTGAAACCATGCttttaattaatcacttaataaTTACATTTTAAAGCAAATGTATATCCAATTTACACATACAACCAtcctctcctttcttttttttattttttgggaaaTGAAAAACCACCGACTTTCTCCCAAAGTCttaggaacaaaaaaaaaaaatctttttatatTAAATGCCACCTATTAAAACATGGTCatgatatcaaattaaaattttcaacctaTATCAAATACACCCTAaatctcaaattaatttttatatgctTACAATCATATATCATGATGGTTGtgattctttttctttaaaacaacctTATTATATTAATTGGTATTtgagtttaatattttttctaatgtggtacttatattttgtaaaaattatacattttggtaCCCAAAGATTATAATGTTGACTTGTTACTTTTTATTGTGTAATTCGagttttaaagttgatttgattaaaagtAATTGCTAATAATATTAGGTTTgaattctcattatttttttaatagagtaaatttagtgttaattgtgaattcatttaattaattaaattgatgaccgtgaattttatcaatttttaggTTTGATTTTAATAATAGATTAAGGGTATTGATGGTATCATGTATGcaaaaatgagttagaaaaaaattGTGAATCTGAtcaagtaataaatatatataaagaaaattaaatgacATTGGTTGTCCATAATAAATTGATTAACTATATCTAGATGTAATAATAAAGGAGGGTATAATGGTCATATATCATTATCTATGTTTACAACACAATTGCCTTTATATTATATCGCACTCATATCCCTACTCCCAATCACCTCTCCCCTCATTTTCATCGCTTTCAACTTTATATATATGTTCATTGTGTTGATCCAAAAAGCCAAAGGGAGTTCACAGAAATTGTTATACAGTTCTAGCTAAGGTTCATTTGAaagatacatacatacatatatatatatggggagGTCACCATGTTGTGAGAAGGTAGGGTTGAAGAAAGGTCCATGGACCCCAGAAGAAGATCAAAAGCTCTTAGCTTACATTGAACAACATGGCCATGGAAGCTGGCGTGCCTTGCCTTTAAAAGCTGGTCTTCATTTCTCAATatctttatacatatatatatgtttttgcttgctatatattaatttgatatatatatgtatgtatatagggCTTCAAAGATGTGGAAAGAGTTGCCGACTGAGATGGATTAACTACTTGAGACCTGATATCAAAAGAGGAAAGTTCAGTTTACAAGAAGAACAGACCATTATTCAACTCCATGCCCTTCTTGGAAACAGGTACTTTAATATTAAACATAATCCAAACcccattttttatattaatttgtgtatatatatatgtataggtgGTCTGCCATAGCTACTCATTTGCCGAAAAGAACAGACAATGAGATCAAGAACTACTGGAACACACATCTAAAGAAAAGGCTAACCAAAATGGGGATCGATCCTGTCACCCACAAGCCTAAAACCGATGCACTCGGCTCCACCACTGGTAACCCTAAAGATGCTGCTAACCTTAGTCACATGGCTCAATGGGAGAGTGCTCGTTTAGAAGCTGAAGCTAGACTGGTTCGTGAGTCCAAGCTAGTTCCTTCAAACCCTCCTCAAAGCAACCATTTCACTGCCGTTGCGCCTTCGCCGACTCCGGCAACTAGACCGCAATGCCTCGACGTACTCAAAGCATGGCAAGGTGTCGTCTGCGGGTTATTCACTTTCAACATGGACAATAACAACTTACAGTCCCCTACGTCAACGTTGAACTTCATGGAGAACACCACAACATTGCCCATGTCATCATCATCGTCTGTTAATGGAATGTTTAATGAAAACTTTGGTTGGAACTCATCGATTAATCCATGTGAAAGTGGGGATAATTTGAAAGTTGAATATGGCAGTGATCAAATTCCAGAGTTAAAGGAAAGATTGGATCATCCAATGGAATTGCATGAAATGGACTATTCTTCAGAGGGTACATGGTTTCAAGAGTTGTTTGGATTTAATGG is part of the Gossypium hirsutum isolate 1008001.06 unplaced genomic scaffold, Gossypium_hirsutum_v2.1 scaffold_653, whole genome shotgun sequence genome and harbors:
- the LOC107934870 gene encoding transcription factor MYB106, with product MGRSPCCEKVGLKKGPWTPEEDQKLLAYIEQHGHGSWRALPLKAGLQRCGKSCRLRWINYLRPDIKRGKFSLQEEQTIIQLHALLGNRWSAIATHLPKRTDNEIKNYWNTHLKKRLTKMGIDPVTHKPKTDALGSTTGNPKDAANLSHMAQWESARLEAEARLVRESKLVPSNPPQSNHFTAVAPSPTPATRPQCLDVLKAWQGVVCGLFTFNMDNNNLQSPTSTLNFMENTTTLPMSSSSSVNGMFNENFGWNSSINPCESGDNLKVEYGSDQIPELKERLDHPMELHEMDYSSEGTWFQELFGFNGL